From the ANME-2 cluster archaeon genome, one window contains:
- a CDS encoding serine--tRNA ligase, whose amino-acid sequence MELQFRIKGKFKTSADPAPARQEILDMLKDAEGTILSKGAPEGMGAGITSMNVDGDGVELEITSGRYVRAHDAILRLRKPLAELLGKGHRIGVRGLEISEYVVRIPSEQPLKEFKLPYMNSVEYADGAITLSLELGQSEIENRVPDRIISLVEDKVKAQSYGGKGEHWNLMWESGKKEHVFDQDPTEELMKRGWIKRGASRGQWIHGPQSVAVFRAFERIVMEEIVKPLGYREMIFPKLVTWDVWQRSGHAKGVYPEIYYVCPPKTRDPEFWEEVADHYKVTLEVPLDMIAQKIDKPIGGLCYAQCPPFWPFLQGETMPDAGLPLYVFDRSGTSHRYESGGLHGMERVDEFHRIELVFMGTPEQVVAHSEDMQKRYMHIFNDILDLEWRTAWVTPWFMAQEGLAGLATETRVGTIDYEAVMPYRGEDGEWLEFQNMSVNGDKYPKGFNVKSQSNKELWSGCSGIGLERWASAFYAQKGLDPDGWPAAFREIVGELPEGIRFL is encoded by the coding sequence ATGGAACTCCAGTTCAGGATCAAGGGAAAGTTCAAGACCAGCGCAGACCCGGCACCGGCCAGGCAAGAAATATTGGATATGTTAAAGGATGCAGAGGGCACTATTCTTTCAAAGGGTGCTCCGGAAGGTATGGGTGCCGGTATCACCTCAATGAACGTTGATGGGGACGGGGTCGAACTGGAGATAACTTCAGGCAGGTATGTGCGGGCCCATGATGCTATACTGCGGCTTCGCAAACCCCTGGCCGAACTGCTGGGTAAAGGCCACAGGATCGGTGTGCGGGGACTGGAGATATCCGAATATGTGGTCAGAATACCCTCAGAGCAGCCCCTGAAAGAATTCAAACTCCCCTATATGAACAGTGTGGAATATGCTGACGGTGCCATCACCCTGTCGCTGGAGTTGGGGCAGTCCGAGATAGAAAATAGGGTGCCTGACCGCATTATATCGCTTGTTGAGGATAAGGTGAAAGCCCAGTCCTACGGAGGTAAGGGCGAGCACTGGAACCTTATGTGGGAAAGCGGGAAGAAAGAGCATGTATTTGACCAGGACCCGACAGAGGAACTGATGAAGCGGGGCTGGATAAAACGGGGTGCCAGCCGGGGGCAGTGGATACACGGGCCCCAGAGTGTTGCAGTGTTTCGGGCTTTTGAGCGTATTGTTATGGAGGAGATAGTCAAGCCCCTGGGTTACAGGGAAATGATATTCCCCAAACTGGTTACCTGGGATGTGTGGCAGCGCTCTGGTCATGCCAAGGGTGTGTATCCTGAGATATATTATGTGTGCCCGCCCAAGACCCGTGACCCTGAGTTCTGGGAGGAAGTTGCTGACCACTACAAGGTCACCCTTGAGGTTCCACTTGACATGATAGCACAGAAGATAGACAAACCCATTGGCGGGCTGTGTTATGCCCAGTGTCCGCCGTTCTGGCCGTTTTTGCAGGGTGAGACTATGCCAGATGCCGGGCTGCCCCTATATGTGTTCGACCGCAGTGGGACATCGCACCGTTATGAGAGCGGCGGCCTACACGGCATGGAGCGAGTGGATGAGTTCCACAGAATTGAACTGGTGTTCATGGGTACGCCTGAGCAGGTGGTGGCGCATTCTGAGGATATGCAAAAGAGGTATATGCATATTTTCAATGATATCCTGGACCTGGAGTGGAGGACGGCATGGGTTACGCCATGGTTCATGGCGCAGGAGGGGCTGGCCGGACTGGCGACTGAGACCCGGGTGGGTACGATTGATTATGAGGCTGTGATGCCGTACCGGGGTGAGGATGGTGAGTGGCTGGAGTTTCAGAACATGAGCGTGAACGGGGATAAGTATCCTAAGGGCTTTAATGTGAAGAGCCAGAGCAATAAGGAGTTGTGGTCTGGATGCAGTGGGATCGGGCTTGAGCGGTGGGCGAGTGCTTTTTATGCTCAGAAGGGGCTGGACCCTGATGGGTGGCCTGCGGCATTCAGGGAGATTGTTGGGGAGCTGCCTGAGGGGATTAGGTTTTTGTGA
- a CDS encoding DHH family phosphoesterase — MTETLFSLGREAAKALENYHFLRVISHNDADGLSAAGIMSTALLRANKVFHTSIVSSLDKGVIDMVNAQVYGKDGAVVFCDMGSGQPELLGMVKDDVVIIDHHQVVGDHSDHVHANPQMLGIDGSSLLSASGMAYYVARGMGDNTDLAGLALTGAVGDKQSMDGPNGEIMEEALEAGVISVKTGLKVPDGPVEDVLLTLTEPYLDTVGDKSATEAFLSELGVSGTIQDMGVEDLSRLASAMALKIAGRADPTVVRSMVGDVLVLEKEVVPNIYTLEWMLNCCGKVDRSDLGLSLCLRDAGVVDEALALAVKYQKTIVEHIREAEAMIREMGNIRYVALEDNSGTGIIAGTLIRYVCPDKPFITLNKVDDLVKVSARGTRKLVDRGLDLAVAMREAAQAAGGQGGGHNISSGAGIPVGSEEGFLAAVDKIVGGQLA; from the coding sequence ATGACCGAAACGTTATTTTCTCTGGGCCGGGAAGCAGCAAAGGCACTTGAGAACTATCATTTTTTAAGGGTAATATCCCATAACGACGCAGACGGCCTGAGCGCTGCCGGAATTATGTCTACTGCCCTGCTAAGGGCAAATAAAGTTTTCCACACCTCAATTGTAAGCTCTCTGGATAAGGGAGTAATTGACATGGTCAATGCACAGGTATACGGGAAAGACGGAGCTGTGGTATTTTGTGATATGGGCAGCGGCCAGCCTGAACTTCTGGGTATGGTAAAGGACGATGTGGTCATTATCGACCACCACCAGGTAGTGGGTGACCACAGTGATCATGTCCATGCCAATCCCCAGATGTTGGGTATTGATGGTTCAAGCCTGCTCTCTGCATCAGGCATGGCCTATTATGTGGCCCGTGGTATGGGCGATAACACAGACCTGGCCGGTCTGGCACTGACCGGGGCTGTAGGGGATAAACAGAGTATGGATGGCCCCAATGGCGAAATAATGGAAGAGGCCCTGGAAGCAGGCGTGATATCAGTGAAAACAGGCCTGAAGGTGCCGGACGGCCCTGTGGAAGACGTATTACTGACACTGACAGAACCCTATCTGGACACGGTAGGCGATAAGTCGGCCACCGAGGCTTTTCTCAGTGAACTTGGTGTGAGCGGCACAATCCAGGATATGGGGGTAGAAGACCTGAGCAGGTTAGCCTCGGCCATGGCATTGAAGATCGCAGGCAGGGCAGACCCAACAGTTGTCAGGTCAATGGTTGGCGATGTGTTGGTACTGGAAAAAGAAGTAGTGCCTAATATTTACACCCTGGAATGGATGCTTAACTGCTGTGGTAAGGTGGACAGATCGGACCTGGGGTTATCATTGTGCCTGCGGGATGCGGGCGTTGTGGATGAAGCTCTAGCCCTGGCAGTAAAGTACCAGAAGACCATTGTGGAACATATCAGAGAAGCCGAAGCCATGATCAGGGAGATGGGAAATATCAGGTACGTGGCCCTTGAGGATAATTCGGGTACCGGTATTATTGCAGGCACGTTGATCAGGTATGTTTGCCCTGACAAACCGTTCATCACATTGAACAAAGTAGATGACCTGGTTAAAGTATCTGCCAGAGGCACCAGGAAACTGGTTGACAGGGGGCTTGACCTTGCCGTTGCCATGCGGGAAGCTGCACAGGCGGCAGGCGGACAGGGCGGCGGCCATAATATTTCTTCAGGTGCAGGAATACCAGTCGGTTCCGAAGAAGGTTTCCTGGCTGCAGTGGACAAGATAGTGGGGGGACAGCTGGCATGA
- a CDS encoding 30S ribosomal protein S15, with protein sequence MARMHTRRKGVSRSTKPLRNEAPQWVTLSSEDIEKKVVELAKQDKTTSQIGIIMRDTYGVPDIKLSTGKKVTSILKGNDLAPSLPEDISNLIIKSLRLRKHIVNNHKDQHNKRALNLTEAKVRRLGKYYSRNGVMPTNWKYSPDTAERLVVQ encoded by the coding sequence TTGGCTAGAATGCATACCAGGAGAAAGGGAGTATCAAGGTCCACAAAACCCTTGAGAAATGAAGCCCCGCAATGGGTTACCCTTTCGTCAGAAGATATAGAGAAAAAAGTAGTGGAACTTGCCAAACAGGACAAAACTACCAGTCAGATAGGCATAATCATGCGGGACACTTATGGTGTGCCGGATATCAAATTATCTACAGGTAAAAAGGTCACAAGCATATTGAAAGGCAATGATTTGGCCCCAAGCCTGCCTGAGGATATCTCAAACCTGATCATCAAGTCTTTGAGACTCAGGAAACACATAGTAAACAACCACAAGGACCAGCACAACAAAAGGGCACTGAACCTTACAGAGGCAAAGGTACGGCGCCTGGGCAAATACTATAGCAGGAACGGTGTTATGCCGACAAACTGGAAATACAGTCCGGACACTGCTGAACGATTAGTAGTCCAGTAA
- a CDS encoding ATP-binding protein produces MFKDREDDLVNINKLLESNTFEFIIIYGRRRVGKTELILQATRNTNRIYYLAVGARNLERFYDLCTRQYPEVSKLRMDWEVLFEYLRDRVDVIVIDEFQNMIKEDANILNIFQSVTDTVLTDSRLKLFILGSSVSIITSKVLDYQSPLYGRRTGSIDLKAVSFFDLQKFYPDLNIRELIEIYGFADGIPFYLIKLDDRLWPWLGKETGDKNSFLKDEVDFIMRYEFEDVSTYKLILEAIAYGKTKLGDIKDFMGVKRTDISPYLRNLIEVGMIKREVPITEKAKSRLGRYYISDNFLKFWFRYIYPNVSAIEEGIFDIDLIKHDYNRYLGGIFEHVAKQFLIRNKDEIFNFTRIGKWWHREREIDVVAMNELNGEILFLECNWQDLKHGEAGKILAELADKSGYVQWNNDTRKEYYGILGRKIENKEELRSRGFLAFDLEDF; encoded by the coding sequence ATGTTTAAGGACAGGGAGGATGATCTGGTAAATATCAATAAACTGCTGGAGAGCAATACATTTGAGTTTATTATCATCTATGGCAGAAGAAGGGTGGGGAAAACAGAACTGATACTCCAGGCAACAAGAAACACCAACAGAATCTACTATCTGGCAGTGGGTGCAAGAAATCTGGAACGTTTCTATGACCTGTGTACCCGGCAGTACCCGGAAGTTTCAAAGTTAAGAATGGACTGGGAGGTGCTCTTCGAATACCTCAGGGACAGGGTAGATGTGATTGTCATTGATGAATTCCAGAACATGATTAAAGAAGATGCAAATATACTCAATATCTTCCAGTCCGTCACAGACACCGTACTTACTGATTCCAGATTGAAATTATTCATACTTGGGTCATCTGTCTCAATAATCACTTCCAAAGTACTTGATTACCAAAGTCCGCTTTACGGCCGGAGGACCGGGTCTATTGACCTGAAAGCCGTATCCTTTTTTGACCTTCAGAAGTTTTATCCGGACCTTAATATCAGAGAGCTTATTGAGATATACGGTTTTGCTGATGGAATTCCTTTCTACCTCATAAAGCTCGATGACCGTCTATGGCCGTGGCTTGGAAAGGAAACAGGGGATAAGAACAGCTTCTTAAAAGACGAAGTGGATTTTATAATGAGGTATGAATTTGAGGATGTAAGTACCTACAAATTGATACTGGAAGCCATTGCCTACGGGAAAACAAAACTGGGGGACATCAAGGATTTCATGGGAGTTAAGAGGACAGATATCAGTCCTTACCTTAGAAACCTGATAGAAGTGGGGATGATAAAAAGGGAGGTCCCTATCACTGAAAAAGCCAAATCAAGGCTAGGGAGATACTATATATCTGATAATTTCCTGAAATTCTGGTTCAGGTATATTTATCCGAATGTCAGTGCCATCGAAGAAGGGATATTTGATATTGACCTGATAAAACATGACTACAATAGGTATCTGGGTGGTATTTTTGAGCATGTGGCAAAACAATTCCTGATAAGGAACAAGGATGAAATATTCAATTTTACAAGAATTGGTAAATGGTGGCACAGGGAGCGGGAGATAGATGTGGTAGCTATGAACGAATTAAATGGCGAGATTCTTTTTTTGGAGTGTAACTGGCAGGACTTGAAGCATGGTGAGGCGGGGAAGATACTGGCAGAGCTGGCTGATAAATCAGGATATGTTCAGTGGAACAATGATACGAGGAAGGAGTATTATGGAATACTGGGGAGGAAAATCGAGAACAAGGAGGAATTGCGAAGCAGAGGGTTTTTGGCCTTTGACCTTGAGGATTTCTGA
- a CDS encoding plasmid pRiA4b ORF-3 family protein translates to MKKKFDLVYQLKITLKDIKPPIWRRIQVPETYTLWDLHVAIQDAMDWLDYHLHRFEVIDPSTGMKMNIGIPEEVFGEYGETPPGWKEKMSDYFTMENRKVDYIYDFGDKWIHNIELENIIAREDGVTYPICVKGKRASPPEDCGGVWGYEDLVKIIADPNYEGHEEMLGWIGGDFDPEYFDVKDVCFDDPKKRLEMAFE, encoded by the coding sequence ATGAAAAAGAAATTCGATCTGGTGTACCAGTTAAAGATTACCCTAAAGGACATTAAACCGCCGATCTGGCGGCGAATACAGGTCCCTGAAACCTATACATTATGGGATCTCCATGTCGCCATACAAGACGCAATGGACTGGCTGGATTACCATCTTCATAGGTTTGAGGTGATCGATCCCTCCACCGGGATGAAAATGAATATCGGTATTCCGGAAGAAGTATTTGGAGAGTATGGGGAGACACCCCCTGGGTGGAAAGAAAAGATGTCTGATTATTTCACAATGGAGAACAGGAAAGTCGATTACATCTACGATTTTGGCGACAAATGGATACATAATATCGAACTGGAAAATATCATTGCCAGGGAAGATGGTGTAACATACCCCATATGCGTCAAAGGAAAAAGAGCGTCCCCTCCTGAAGATTGCGGAGGGGTATGGGGATATGAAGATCTAGTAAAGATCATAGCAGATCCCAATTATGAGGGTCATGAAGAAATGTTGGGGTGGATAGGTGGAGATTTTGACCCTGAATATTTTGACGTGAAAGATGTTTGTTTTGATGATCCAAAAAAACGACTGGAAATGGCATTTGAGTAG
- a CDS encoding ribbon-helix-helix protein, CopG family: MVNVQIRIGDEYINILKELSETLHSSRSEVIRRVMEEGIKDMRMKIAMEKYLDEEFSLCRAAEFADVSIQQMAKYLAQKGIPFFKQSVEETMRDAKEAEGWLSDADIN; the protein is encoded by the coding sequence ATGGTAAATGTGCAAATCAGGATCGGCGATGAATATATCAATATTTTGAAGGAATTATCTGAAACACTTCACTCATCCAGGTCAGAGGTCATAAGAAGAGTAATGGAAGAAGGGATAAAAGATATGCGCATGAAAATAGCTATGGAAAAATATCTGGATGAAGAATTTTCTTTGTGCAGAGCTGCTGAATTCGCTGATGTTTCAATCCAGCAAATGGCTAAATACCTTGCACAAAAGGGTATTCCTTTTTTCAAGCAGAGTGTTGAAGAGACAATGAGAGATGCAAAAGAAGCTGAAGGCTGGCTTAGCGATGCGGATATTAATTGA
- a CDS encoding DUF3368 domain-containing protein, with amino-acid sequence MQKKLKAGLAMRILIDSSTLIALAKIGELGILKQIFGTIHITTKIKDEILKADSPEEEIIKEALDTWIQVLDFKGDPVVLRKYGLDLGEASLFLVASSNDRLILDESNARRFAESKALRYTGLIGLLVASVKTDKIPNERAIEILDKLTKGDFRVSSDLYVWARAEITKFQI; translated from the coding sequence ATGCAAAAGAAGCTGAAGGCTGGCTTAGCGATGCGGATATTAATTGATTCATCTACTCTCATTGCCCTGGCTAAGATCGGCGAACTTGGCATACTTAAGCAAATCTTCGGGACTATACATATAACCACTAAAATCAAGGATGAAATCCTGAAAGCCGACAGTCCTGAAGAAGAAATTATAAAGGAAGCACTCGATACATGGATTCAGGTGCTTGATTTTAAAGGGGATCCAGTTGTACTCAGGAAATATGGACTTGACCTTGGGGAGGCGAGTTTGTTCCTGGTTGCAAGCTCGAATGATAGACTTATTCTTGATGAATCTAACGCAAGAAGATTTGCAGAATCAAAGGCTTTGAGATATACAGGTCTTATAGGACTACTCGTTGCATCTGTAAAAACGGATAAGATACCAAACGAGAGGGCAATTGAAATACTCGATAAGCTGACAAAGGGAGATTTCCGGGTTAGTTCTGACCTTTATGTTTGGGCACGCGCTGAGATAACTAAATTCCAAATATAA
- a CDS encoding DUF4258 domain-containing protein: MVKVIFTKHAEEMLLERNFSRYIIKSVIDNPDWKEDKKDELR, from the coding sequence ATGGTAAAAGTCATTTTCACAAAGCATGCTGAAGAGATGTTACTTGAAAGAAATTTTTCCAGATATATAATAAAATCAGTAATTGACAATCCTGACTGGAAGGAAGATAAAAAGGATGAATTGCGTTAA
- a CDS encoding fructose-1,6-bisphosphatase has product MELNNFLKEKGTDEKLSQLIMLFSEQAGVIKEGFLSARGAADTKNVYGETQMALDKWADEVLIDALRESRLVRWIATEEQPDIIEVDGAINQFGVTIDPLDGSSLIDVNLAVGTIVGLYPGHVLEPGNTMVGALYILYGPLTTLTYTTGSGVHEFVMGEDGRFTLMQENLTIPDGKIYAPGALRKDYLPYHKQFIEQLESEGYKLRFSGSFVADVHLILHKGGLFTYPAFAGKDSGKLRLLFEGTPMGKMVSEAGGAISNGRGNLLDVKPSSVSDRTPIYVGGKREIALIESLVKGSGT; this is encoded by the coding sequence ATGGAACTTAATAATTTTTTAAAAGAAAAAGGAACAGATGAGAAACTATCGCAGCTGATCATGCTGTTCAGTGAGCAGGCCGGGGTTATCAAAGAAGGCTTTCTAAGCGCAAGAGGGGCAGCCGATACAAAGAACGTCTACGGTGAAACACAGATGGCCCTTGATAAATGGGCTGATGAGGTATTGATAGATGCCCTCAGGGAATCAAGACTTGTCAGGTGGATCGCCACAGAAGAACAGCCCGATATCATTGAGGTGGATGGTGCGATTAACCAGTTCGGGGTGACCATTGACCCACTGGACGGTTCATCCCTCATAGACGTGAACCTGGCAGTTGGCACGATCGTGGGCCTTTACCCGGGCCATGTGCTGGAGCCGGGCAATACCATGGTGGGTGCCCTGTACATCCTGTACGGACCGCTTACTACACTGACCTATACCACGGGCAGCGGAGTGCATGAGTTCGTCATGGGTGAGGACGGCCGCTTCACATTGATGCAGGAGAACCTGACCATCCCTGATGGCAAGATATACGCTCCCGGAGCTTTACGCAAGGATTACCTGCCCTACCATAAGCAGTTCATCGAGCAGCTTGAATCCGAAGGTTACAAACTGAGGTTCTCAGGGTCATTTGTAGCAGATGTACACCTAATACTGCACAAAGGGGGTTTGTTTACCTACCCCGCATTTGCAGGCAAGGATTCGGGAAAACTCAGGCTGCTGTTTGAGGGAACGCCCATGGGTAAAATGGTGAGCGAAGCAGGAGGTGCCATATCCAATGGAAGGGGTAACCTGCTGGATGTAAAACCCTCCTCTGTCTCGGACCGCACACCTATATATGTAGGCGGGAAACGGGAGATCGCTTTGATCGAATCACTTGTAAAAGGGTCTGGAACATAG
- a CDS encoding TPD domain-containing protein, producing MIKKTYQRLFEEVESQEDIGRISKKYSLNPGAVANILHQKTVRNVRKYHSRIVNKAPALARSWKRGDTILKLASKNNFPPVLLASIMLKEMGYKSKTVVKNPDVLEDKRLRYELIKAIEVDFCFSPRAHSVQSGQGRMGEDLIHEWLEHCDLEFITESDMSKEPNTKTPDFLLSEPYKVDGIDVMWIESKAVFADEKEHNRYQLKQFSFYEDLYGPGMVVYWYGFLDTLVPNNYLITDYTFFEVMGYDVDKLINRTLTW from the coding sequence ATGATTAAAAAAACATACCAGAGGCTCTTTGAGGAAGTGGAATCCCAAGAGGATATTGGCAGGATATCAAAGAAGTACTCCTTAAATCCGGGTGCGGTCGCTAATATACTTCACCAGAAGACTGTAAGGAATGTGAGGAAATACCACAGCCGTATAGTTAATAAAGCTCCCGCCCTGGCCAGGTCATGGAAACGGGGAGACACCATACTAAAACTTGCCAGCAAAAATAATTTCCCGCCAGTGCTCCTGGCATCTATCATGCTTAAAGAAATGGGTTATAAGAGCAAAACGGTGGTAAAAAACCCTGACGTGCTTGAAGATAAACGGTTAAGATACGAACTGATAAAGGCAATTGAAGTGGATTTCTGTTTCTCGCCCCGGGCCCATTCAGTGCAGAGTGGCCAGGGCAGGATGGGTGAGGATCTGATACATGAATGGCTTGAGCACTGTGACCTGGAATTTATCACAGAATCTGATATGAGCAAGGAACCTAACACCAAGACTCCTGATTTCCTGCTTTCTGAGCCTTATAAGGTTGATGGGATCGATGTAATGTGGATTGAAAGCAAGGCTGTGTTCGCTGATGAGAAAGAGCATAACAGGTACCAGTTAAAACAGTTCAGTTTCTATGAGGACCTGTACGGCCCGGGAATGGTGGTTTACTGGTATGGTTTTCTTGATACCCTTGTCCCGAACAATTACTTGATAACGGACTATACATTCTTTGAAGTTATGGGTTATGATGTGGACAAGTTAATTAATCGCACATTAACTTGGTAG